In Candidatus Paracaedimonas acanthamoebae, one DNA window encodes the following:
- a CDS encoding FYDLN acid domain-containing protein → MKPEWGVKRICRKCAAHFYDLQKVNFECPKCNASYSQDDFQIKTLKSEGSKVKKKIDKVNLEDNLDMIDVGLEQDIDDGDLLEDAEELSDENVSDVIDREDEE, encoded by the coding sequence TTGAAACCAGAATGGGGAGTAAAAAGAATCTGTCGGAAGTGTGCTGCGCACTTTTATGATCTCCAAAAAGTAAATTTTGAATGTCCTAAGTGTAATGCAAGTTATTCTCAAGATGATTTTCAGATAAAAACCTTAAAATCAGAAGGAAGTAAGGTTAAAAAGAAGATTGATAAAGTTAATCTTGAAGATAACTTAGATATGATAGATGTGGGGCTCGAACAAGATATCGATGACGGTGATTTGCTTGAAGATGCCGAAGAATTAAGTGATGAAAATGTTTCTGATGTAATTGATCGAGAAGACGAAGAATAA
- a CDS encoding (d)CMP kinase, whose product MIIAIDGPAGAGKGTAAKGIARHYNLAHLETGLLYRALAFKVLENNLNLDDKNKISAFSSLITLDDLQNKDLRSEEIGNLASKIASFPEVRQALLDFQRKFANTSPPGFKGTVLDGRDIGTLVCPQADIKFYITAKLEIRAQRRLKELQQRGIESIYTAVIQNMMDRDIRDESRQQAPLTVAKDAHVIDTSDLSSDDVLKQMITVIEQHLKK is encoded by the coding sequence ATGATTATTGCAATTGATGGACCGGCTGGAGCAGGAAAAGGTACAGCTGCTAAAGGCATTGCTCGGCATTATAATTTAGCCCATTTAGAAACCGGGCTTTTATATAGAGCTTTAGCTTTTAAGGTTTTGGAAAATAATTTAAATTTGGATGATAAAAATAAAATTTCAGCCTTTTCTTCTCTTATTACTCTTGATGATTTACAAAATAAAGACTTACGTTCAGAAGAAATTGGTAATTTGGCTTCTAAGATAGCTTCTTTCCCAGAAGTTCGGCAAGCACTGCTAGATTTTCAACGTAAATTTGCGAATACTTCCCCACCGGGATTTAAGGGCACTGTCTTAGATGGCAGAGATATTGGTACTTTGGTCTGTCCTCAAGCCGATATAAAATTTTATATTACAGCAAAACTTGAAATTCGAGCTCAAAGACGGCTTAAAGAGTTGCAACAAAGAGGGATCGAGAGTATATATACCGCAGTCATTCAGAATATGATGGATAGAGATATAAGAGATGAAAGCCGTCAACAAGCACCTCTTACGGTTGCTAAGGATGCTCATGTCATTGATACATCAGATCTATCATCTGATGATGTGCTCAAGCAGATGATTACTGTTATTGAGCAGCACCTAAAGAAGTAA
- the rpsA gene encoding 30S ribosomal protein S1, with protein sequence MTINLTTPNQDIESFAALLDETPEGSVDIVGKVIKGSVITISNDYAIIDVGLKSEGRVPLREFATAAKEPRVKAGDRVEVYVERMEDKDGLIVLSHEKARREAAWLELERSHKAGQQVNGVLFGRVKGGFTVDLGGAIAFLPGSQLDIRPIKDISPLMGIEQPFIILKMDRTRGNIVVSRRAILEETRTEARSELLSNMEEGKIVEGIVKNITDYGAFIDLGGIDGLLHVTDISWRRISHPSEMLHVGQNVKVQIIRYNKETHRISLGMKQLENDPWQNIEAKFPLHGKLSGTVTNIADYGAFVELEPGIEGLVHVSEMSWIKKNVHPSKILSVGQNVEVMVLEVDSNKRRIALGIKQCQENPWVTVAEKYPVGSEFESEIRNITEFGLFVAVSGDLDGMVHMSDLSWTEPSDEAIKTYKKGEKLTVKVLEVDPEKERISLGVKQLTADPFAEGLSALKQNDIVTCEITAIQEAGIEVRIGEGLEGFIRKTDLSKERSEQRSDRFAVGEKVDAKIISIDRSTRRISLSIKGREIAEEKEAMATYGSADSGASLGDILGAAFDKVKEKTKEEKPVKASKKKEVDTEPADN encoded by the coding sequence ATGACTATAAATTTAACAACCCCAAACCAAGATATAGAGAGTTTTGCAGCTCTTTTAGATGAAACACCCGAAGGATCTGTTGATATTGTTGGAAAAGTGATTAAAGGTTCCGTCATCACGATTTCTAATGATTATGCAATTATTGATGTTGGCCTCAAATCAGAAGGACGTGTTCCTCTACGTGAATTTGCAACAGCAGCAAAAGAGCCACGCGTTAAAGCGGGCGATCGTGTTGAAGTTTATGTCGAACGAATGGAAGACAAAGATGGACTGATCGTCCTCAGCCATGAAAAAGCTCGCCGCGAAGCTGCTTGGCTTGAATTAGAGCGTTCTCATAAAGCAGGTCAACAGGTTAATGGTGTTCTGTTTGGACGTGTTAAAGGTGGTTTTACAGTAGATTTAGGTGGTGCTATCGCTTTCTTACCAGGAAGCCAATTAGATATTCGCCCAATTAAGGATATCAGTCCTTTAATGGGGATAGAACAACCTTTCATTATTCTGAAAATGGACCGTACACGGGGCAATATTGTTGTTTCTCGTCGCGCTATCTTAGAAGAGACAAGAACTGAAGCAAGATCTGAACTCCTCTCCAATATGGAAGAAGGTAAAATTGTAGAAGGTATCGTAAAGAATATAACCGATTATGGTGCCTTTATTGATCTTGGTGGTATTGATGGACTACTTCACGTCACAGATATTTCATGGCGTCGCATCTCTCATCCTTCAGAAATGCTTCACGTAGGACAAAATGTAAAAGTTCAAATCATTCGTTATAATAAAGAGACTCATCGTATCTCATTAGGAATGAAACAACTTGAAAATGATCCTTGGCAAAACATCGAAGCTAAATTCCCGCTTCATGGAAAACTTTCTGGAACAGTCACAAATATTGCTGATTATGGCGCGTTTGTTGAACTCGAACCAGGAATTGAAGGACTTGTCCATGTTTCTGAGATGAGCTGGATAAAGAAAAATGTCCATCCTTCAAAGATTCTTTCTGTCGGACAAAATGTAGAAGTTATGGTTCTGGAAGTTGATTCTAATAAACGAAGAATCGCTCTTGGAATTAAACAATGTCAAGAGAATCCATGGGTCACAGTTGCTGAAAAATATCCTGTTGGTTCTGAATTTGAAAGTGAAATTCGGAATATTACAGAGTTTGGCCTCTTTGTCGCCGTTTCAGGAGACCTTGATGGTATGGTCCATATGTCTGACCTTTCATGGACAGAACCTTCTGATGAAGCCATCAAAACATACAAAAAAGGTGAAAAACTCACGGTAAAAGTACTTGAAGTTGATCCTGAAAAAGAACGCATCTCTCTTGGTGTAAAGCAACTCACAGCAGATCCTTTTGCTGAAGGCTTATCAGCTCTCAAGCAGAATGATATTGTTACTTGTGAAATCACGGCTATTCAAGAAGCGGGTATTGAAGTAAGAATTGGTGAAGGCCTCGAAGGTTTTATCCGTAAAACTGATTTATCAAAAGAACGCTCAGAACAACGCTCTGATCGCTTTGCTGTAGGCGAAAAAGTTGATGCAAAAATCATCAGTATTGATCGCTCTACACGTCGTATCAGCTTATCCATTAAGGGCCGAGAAATAGCTGAAGAAAAAGAAGCTATGGCAACATATGGTTCCGCAGATAGCGGTGCAAGCTTAGGAGATATTCTTGGAGCTGCTTTTGATAAAGTGAAAGAAAAAACAAAAGAAGAAAAACCAGTAAAAGCGTCAAAGAAAAAAGAAGTAGACACAGAACCTGCTGATAACTAA
- a CDS encoding penicillin-binding protein 1A: protein MFRYLGTIFSYCFLSLSLIAGGALAIFYYFGIGLPNYQQLAHYKPDVVTRLYAQDGRMFAEYAYEKRIFVPLEATPKLIIKAFLSAEDKNFYHHSGIDIPSIFSAIAHNITHAAFSKRPYGASTITQQVAKNFLLADIANQVSYERKIKEAILAFRIESAYSKNHILELYLNQIYLGNGSYGIAAAAVNYFNKSLSELSLAEIAFLAALPKAPNNYNPRKNPEAAKIRRNYVLQRMFEDGYITKEETQKAKLEPLIIINRKDFETVYANYFAEEVRRELLEKFGEKSLYKDGLVVRTSLNVEYQKVAREALKEGLITYDRRHGWRGPITNLSLSPSERSIPISFSINKSAAWIPKLQNIKAPSGQGNWNLAVILELRSESALIGLSDGSVGCIPLSELTWARRYINENSLGPLITHPKDVFKLGDVILVDKITHFKDTKSIDSFKLCQIPAVSGGIVVMDPHSGRVLALQGGYSFKSSQFNRATQAWRQVGSTIKPFVYLAGIEKGLHGSMIVQDIPFSINLGKNLGIWRPRNYDEKFMGSLSLRRAFELSRNAVTIHLTHNTIGIKNVIDVAQRFNITNKMPAQLAMVLGASETTLLRLTAAYGMIANGGKKIAPTLLDRVQDRYGKTILTNQLVQCTNCDSKLVLGSEIPILKDQRPLVTDPASAYQMISLLHGVVERGTAKNLLELKRPIAGKTGTTNEFRNAWFVGFTPDLVVGVYIGFDSHVSLGRHESGARAAAPIFLEFMKKILKGKPAQPFRVPPGIKLVRVDSSTGHPTQGNGQNTLLEAFKTDTDLSKLETTKNNSQEPLSSSQNMKESQTDGLY from the coding sequence TTGTTTCGTTATTTAGGAACTATTTTTAGCTATTGTTTTCTTTCTCTATCTCTTATAGCAGGTGGAGCACTTGCTATCTTTTACTATTTTGGAATAGGGCTTCCTAACTATCAACAACTTGCTCATTACAAACCGGATGTAGTTACACGACTTTATGCGCAAGATGGGCGCATGTTTGCTGAATATGCTTATGAAAAACGGATTTTTGTTCCGCTTGAGGCCACCCCAAAACTTATTATTAAAGCATTTTTGTCAGCGGAAGATAAAAACTTTTACCATCATTCTGGAATTGATATCCCAAGTATTTTTTCTGCTATTGCTCACAATATCACTCATGCTGCATTTTCAAAACGCCCTTATGGGGCTTCCACAATAACTCAGCAAGTTGCTAAAAATTTTCTACTCGCAGATATAGCCAATCAAGTATCTTATGAAAGAAAAATAAAAGAAGCTATTCTAGCTTTTCGTATTGAAAGCGCTTACTCTAAAAATCACATTCTCGAATTGTATTTGAATCAAATTTATTTGGGAAATGGTTCTTATGGTATTGCAGCGGCGGCTGTAAACTATTTTAATAAAAGCCTTTCTGAGCTATCTCTTGCTGAAATTGCCTTTTTAGCGGCACTTCCTAAAGCCCCTAATAATTATAATCCACGAAAAAATCCTGAAGCCGCAAAAATCAGACGGAATTATGTTCTTCAAAGAATGTTTGAGGATGGATATATTACAAAAGAAGAAACTCAAAAAGCTAAATTAGAACCTCTAATTATCATAAATCGTAAAGATTTTGAAACTGTCTATGCAAACTATTTCGCAGAAGAAGTAAGGCGTGAACTTCTTGAAAAATTTGGTGAAAAATCTCTTTATAAAGACGGTTTGGTTGTTAGAACTTCCCTAAACGTAGAATATCAAAAAGTAGCTCGTGAAGCCCTAAAAGAAGGACTTATTACTTATGACCGCCGACATGGATGGCGCGGACCAATCACAAATCTTTCTCTTTCTCCCTCAGAAAGATCTATTCCGATTTCTTTTTCTATCAATAAGTCAGCGGCTTGGATCCCTAAATTACAAAATATTAAAGCCCCTTCTGGTCAGGGGAATTGGAATCTTGCTGTTATTCTTGAATTAAGATCTGAATCAGCATTGATTGGTTTATCAGATGGTTCTGTAGGATGCATTCCTCTTTCCGAATTGACATGGGCGCGCCGCTATATAAATGAAAATTCGCTTGGTCCTCTCATCACTCATCCTAAAGATGTTTTTAAATTAGGTGATGTAATTTTAGTGGATAAAATCACACATTTTAAAGATACAAAATCAATTGATTCTTTTAAGCTCTGTCAGATCCCAGCAGTATCCGGAGGAATTGTTGTCATGGACCCTCATTCAGGGCGCGTCCTTGCCTTGCAAGGTGGCTATAGCTTTAAAAGTAGCCAATTTAATAGAGCAACTCAAGCTTGGCGACAAGTTGGATCAACAATTAAACCTTTTGTTTATCTAGCGGGAATTGAAAAAGGATTGCACGGCTCTATGATTGTGCAAGACATCCCTTTTTCTATAAATCTTGGTAAAAATTTAGGTATTTGGCGCCCTCGAAATTATGATGAAAAATTTATGGGTTCCTTAAGTTTAAGACGTGCTTTTGAGCTTTCTCGCAATGCTGTTACTATTCATCTTACTCATAATACGATTGGAATAAAAAATGTTATCGATGTTGCCCAACGTTTTAATATTACCAATAAAATGCCTGCTCAATTGGCCATGGTATTGGGCGCAAGTGAAACAACTTTACTCAGATTAACTGCGGCTTATGGTATGATTGCCAATGGTGGTAAAAAAATTGCGCCGACGCTTCTTGACCGTGTTCAGGATCGCTATGGGAAAACTATTTTAACAAATCAGCTTGTACAATGTACAAATTGTGACAGTAAGTTAGTTCTAGGATCTGAAATTCCAATTCTTAAAGATCAACGTCCTCTTGTCACAGATCCAGCAAGTGCTTATCAAATGATTTCACTTTTACACGGTGTTGTAGAGAGAGGAACGGCCAAAAATCTTTTAGAACTTAAACGACCAATTGCCGGAAAAACAGGGACAACCAATGAATTTCGCAATGCTTGGTTTGTTGGTTTTACCCCTGACCTTGTTGTCGGTGTGTATATAGGATTTGATTCGCATGTATCTCTTGGACGACATGAAAGTGGCGCTCGTGCAGCAGCTCCCATATTTCTAGAATTTATGAAAAAAATCCTTAAAGGTAAGCCCGCTCAGCCCTTTCGTGTGCCACCAGGTATTAAACTTGTGCGAGTTGATTCTTCTACAGGCCACCCTACTCAAGGAAATGGTCAAAATACTCTTCTTGAAGCTTTTAAAACTGATACAGATTTATCTAAATTAGAGACAACAAAAAATAATTCTCAAGAACCTCTTTCTTCATCTCAAAATATGAAAGAATCTCAGACAGATGGCTTATATTAG
- the prfB gene encoding peptide chain release factor 2 (programmed frameshift) codes for MRAEIQTKIDNIKQVIEVLRRHLDWDTTLKKLDSLNQQAEDPHLWDNSENAQKILRERETLASSLKRIESLELDLKNIVDLLELAELEGEEALLLETEETLDKLENTTERLRLESLLSGEADANDCFIEIHAGAGGTEAQDWAQILQRMYLRWAESHKFKFEWMEEISGEEAGIKSCTFKVIGHQAYGWLKSESGVHRLVRISPFDSNARRHTSFASVWVYPVIDNSIDITIEEKDLRIDTYRASGAGGQHVNKTESAIRITHLPTGIAVQCQNDRSQHRNKAQAYDMLRARLYELELKKREEAAQSQNASKAEIGWGHQIRSYVLQPYQMVKDLRTGVEKGNAQGVLDGDIDTFLEAALAQKVLGNSTAE; via the exons ATGCGTGCCGAAATTCAAACTAAGATAGATAATATAAAACAAGTTATTGAAGTTTTAAGGAGGCATCTT GACTGGGATACGACCTTAAAAAAGCTTGATTCTCTAAATCAACAAGCTGAAGATCCTCATTTATGGGACAATTCCGAAAATGCTCAAAAAATTCTGCGTGAACGTGAAACATTAGCCTCTTCACTTAAACGCATTGAATCTCTTGAGCTAGACTTAAAAAACATTGTTGATTTATTGGAACTTGCGGAACTTGAAGGTGAAGAAGCTCTTTTACTCGAAACAGAAGAAACTCTTGATAAATTAGAAAATACTACTGAAAGACTTAGGCTTGAAAGTCTGCTTTCTGGTGAAGCGGATGCTAATGATTGCTTTATTGAAATTCATGCTGGGGCTGGTGGTACTGAAGCTCAAGATTGGGCACAAATCCTTCAACGTATGTATTTAAGATGGGCTGAGAGCCATAAATTTAAATTTGAATGGATGGAGGAAATTTCTGGCGAAGAAGCTGGCATAAAATCTTGCACGTTTAAGGTCATAGGGCATCAAGCTTATGGTTGGCTTAAATCAGAGAGTGGTGTTCATCGCCTTGTGCGGATTTCACCTTTTGATTCCAATGCTAGACGCCATACAAGCTTTGCGTCAGTTTGGGTATACCCCGTTATTGATAATTCAATTGATATCACTATTGAAGAAAAAGATCTAAGAATTGATACTTACAGAGCTTCAGGCGCTGGGGGACAGCACGTGAATAAAACAGAAAGTGCAATTCGGATCACGCACCTTCCAACGGGAATTGCTGTCCAATGCCAGAATGATCGTTCACAGCATCGTAACAAGGCTCAGGCTTATGATATGCTTCGGGCCCGACTTTATGAGTTAGAGCTCAAAAAAAGGGAAGAAGCAGCTCAATCTCAAAATGCTTCCAAAGCTGAGATTGGATGGGGTCATCAAATTCGTTCTTACGTCTTACAGCCCTACCAAATGGTTAAAGATTTACGTACTGGAGTTGAAAAGGGAAATGCTCAAGGTGTTTTAGATGGAGATATTGATACTTTTCTCGAAGCAGCTCTTGCCCAAAAAGTTCTTGGGAATAGCACAGCAGAATAA
- a CDS encoding ATP-binding cassette domain-containing protein — MISFKEAPNYNLKNLAFLAKYLKPHKKDILVFLFFLAISTASIMYGGRIVRNLFDSTQTQAGLAFIKSVSIPILIAVVISSLSIFGRYFFAGKLGEKLVRDLRDSAYKHTMTMDTSFFETHKTGDIISRITADTLVIEIIFVGTFSNFINHVVLFFSSFIMMLYISPSLCFLIVLLSPLVAISSIFFGRKIRLVSREIQTKAALISAHVEETVNAIQTIKAYSHEEVSFREFARKSREESDLIINRIRFFGLSKALTTIGVFFVITCLLSLANYNLTYLNITGSQFVSFAYFCTLAGYSLSELAELSSSIYRAAGATERLQQLFNTHPLIITQTPVTFLTKIKQGIKYDNVNFSYPSNPNKYILKDISFEIKKGQKIALVGPSGTGKSTLFKLLLRFYDPSVGNLYIDDKNIKNLDLHNYRNLISLVSQDPFVFSDTIWENVRFSKLDATFAEVSKACELAQATEFIELLPNKYQTFVGEKGVRLSGGQKQRIALARAILKNSQIILLDEATSSLDAESENLIQRAMEKFLKDKTAIIIAHRLATVTSADEIFVLDKGSIVDRGSHKELLNRSGIYQKYAKLQFKL, encoded by the coding sequence ATGATTAGTTTTAAAGAAGCCCCAAATTATAATCTAAAAAACCTTGCATTCTTAGCAAAATATCTAAAACCACATAAAAAAGACATCCTGGTTTTTCTTTTTTTTCTTGCAATATCCACAGCTTCTATTATGTATGGAGGTCGAATAGTAAGAAACTTGTTTGATTCTACACAAACACAAGCAGGTCTAGCTTTTATAAAAAGTGTATCCATTCCCATTCTTATAGCTGTAGTTATTTCCTCATTGTCTATTTTTGGAAGGTATTTTTTCGCAGGAAAATTAGGAGAAAAGCTTGTTAGAGACCTTAGGGATTCAGCTTATAAGCACACGATGACAATGGATACATCCTTTTTCGAAACCCATAAGACAGGGGATATTATCTCGCGTATTACTGCCGATACGCTAGTAATTGAAATTATTTTTGTTGGAACTTTTTCTAATTTTATCAATCATGTTGTTTTATTCTTTAGTAGTTTTATTATGATGCTGTACATAAGCCCTTCCTTATGTTTCTTAATAGTGCTGCTATCCCCACTAGTAGCAATTTCATCTATTTTCTTTGGAAGAAAAATCCGCCTTGTCTCCAGGGAAATTCAAACAAAAGCAGCACTCATTTCAGCCCATGTAGAAGAGACCGTTAATGCAATTCAAACAATAAAGGCATACTCACATGAAGAAGTATCTTTTAGAGAGTTCGCTAGAAAGTCTCGTGAAGAAAGTGATTTAATCATTAATCGGATACGCTTTTTTGGTTTATCAAAAGCATTAACTACAATAGGAGTATTTTTTGTCATAACTTGTTTACTTTCTTTAGCAAATTACAATCTTACCTATTTAAATATTACTGGGTCTCAATTTGTGTCGTTTGCATATTTCTGCACTCTCGCTGGGTATTCTTTATCTGAGCTTGCTGAATTATCTTCAAGTATTTACAGAGCAGCTGGAGCTACTGAGCGCCTACAACAGCTTTTCAACACTCACCCATTAATCATAACTCAAACACCTGTTACTTTTCTAACGAAAATCAAACAAGGAATTAAATATGATAACGTGAATTTTTCTTATCCTTCAAATCCTAATAAATACATATTAAAAGACATATCATTTGAAATAAAAAAGGGTCAAAAAATCGCTTTGGTAGGCCCTTCTGGTACAGGTAAATCAACCTTATTTAAGCTATTACTACGCTTCTATGACCCTTCTGTAGGTAACCTATATATTGATGATAAAAATATTAAAAATCTTGATTTACATAACTATAGAAATCTCATTTCTTTAGTTTCTCAAGATCCTTTTGTTTTTTCAGATACTATTTGGGAAAATGTTAGATTTAGCAAGCTTGATGCAACTTTTGCTGAAGTTAGTAAAGCATGTGAGCTAGCCCAAGCAACTGAGTTTATTGAATTATTACCAAATAAATACCAAACTTTTGTTGGAGAAAAAGGTGTTCGTCTTTCTGGAGGACAAAAACAACGAATCGCACTAGCTAGAGCAATTTTAAAAAATTCTCAAATTATTTTATTAGACGAAGCAACAAGTTCTTTAGATGCAGAAAGTGAGAATCTTATTCAAAGAGCTATGGAAAAATTTTTAAAAGATAAAACCGCAATCATAATTGCACACAGACTAGCAACTGTTACAAGTGCTGATGAGATTTTTGTCCTTGATAAAGGCTCAATAGTTGATAGAGGTTCACATAAAGAGCTACTAAATAGAAGTGGAATCTACCAAAAATATGCTAAATTACAATTCAAGTTGTAA
- a CDS encoding aminotransferase class V-fold PLP-dependent enzyme: MFENNIYDKFGIRPLINAGGWKTACGGTKMSEVVVQAMAEASKYFVDIEQLNYNIGKYIAKITHAEAGMVTSGAASGVVLSIAACMTGCNKGKIRRLPSTNGMKSELIIQKMHRIAYSQMYAFSGAKLVEIGSITSCLKEELEEAINESTAAVAYIFGPRILQNGLKLSEVVEIAHKRNVPVIVDAAAMLPPKINLHRFIEEGADLVTFSGGKIIKGPQATGILCGKKELINAALLNSSPQHAIGRPHKVSKEDIVGLYVALRAYVESDEQQMFARFYKILNLIIEGIGDIKGIQLKIIHDNVLYNVPVAVITAENEWKGPRGEEVVRLMRQGTPSVFMLYLKDFDHLVINPVSIEEAEVQSLIGRLREVLLL; this comes from the coding sequence ATGTTTGAAAACAATATTTACGACAAATTTGGGATCAGGCCTCTTATTAATGCAGGAGGATGGAAGACTGCTTGTGGAGGAACAAAAATGTCCGAGGTAGTTGTACAAGCAATGGCCGAAGCTTCCAAATATTTTGTAGATATAGAGCAACTTAATTACAACATAGGAAAATATATAGCAAAAATAACCCATGCAGAAGCTGGAATGGTAACAAGCGGGGCAGCTAGTGGGGTTGTTCTTTCCATAGCTGCTTGCATGACAGGATGTAACAAGGGAAAAATACGCAGACTACCAAGTACAAATGGTATGAAAAGTGAATTAATCATCCAAAAAATGCATCGTATAGCATACTCCCAAATGTATGCCTTTTCTGGAGCAAAGCTGGTAGAGATAGGGTCTATAACTAGCTGTCTTAAAGAAGAGCTAGAAGAAGCAATTAACGAGAGTACCGCCGCAGTTGCCTATATCTTTGGACCACGCATTCTTCAGAATGGCCTCAAATTAAGTGAAGTAGTTGAGATTGCACACAAACGTAACGTTCCTGTAATTGTAGACGCAGCAGCCATGCTTCCTCCTAAAATTAACTTACATAGATTTATTGAAGAAGGGGCAGATTTGGTAACGTTTAGCGGCGGTAAAATAATAAAAGGACCGCAAGCTACTGGTATTCTCTGCGGGAAAAAAGAATTAATAAATGCCGCATTACTAAATAGCAGTCCTCAGCATGCAATTGGCAGACCTCATAAAGTATCAAAAGAAGACATTGTTGGACTTTACGTCGCATTAAGAGCATACGTAGAAAGCGATGAACAACAGATGTTCGCTCGTTTTTATAAAATATTAAATTTAATTATAGAGGGTATAGGGGATATAAAGGGAATCCAACTAAAAATTATACATGACAATGTTCTTTATAATGTACCTGTAGCTGTAATAACAGCTGAAAATGAATGGAAAGGACCGCGAGGAGAGGAAGTTGTAAGACTAATGAGGCAAGGAACTCCATCTGTTTTTATGCTTTATTTGAAGGATTTTGATCATCTTGTAATTAATCCGGTAAGCATTGAAGAGGCAGAGGTGCAAAGTTTAATTGGCCGCTTACGTGAGGTATTGCTTTTATAA
- a CDS encoding aldo/keto reductase produces MNKAQIGIGTYSIHSSLEPILQEALNKGISLIDTAPNYRENVAQKEIGGFLKERNEFSLLHGNSLKITTKVGFFAAKDKEYLLRNSIIDTKNTHHCHNIQEKYIKYQVTQNLEELGVSTIEGVFIHNPEAQLNVSERGLLLRNLQKVFEVLEEFVAQGKIKKYGVATWSGFGTPSKAPAFSVKELYELARQICSDHHFSLIQTPISLVNCHHISSYFQQKGPLFEAQEFGVKVYASSPLHGGSLPKVVDQKLANYLGTNLTKAQACLLFSMSAPVIDTVLTSPSNLSQLNDSVKVKYLESIEKNIIEKIVSMINTRKPKIL; encoded by the coding sequence ATGAATAAAGCTCAAATAGGAATTGGTACGTACAGTATACACTCAAGCTTGGAACCCATACTTCAAGAAGCCTTAAATAAAGGAATATCGCTAATTGATACAGCCCCTAATTATAGAGAAAATGTAGCTCAAAAAGAAATAGGAGGGTTTTTAAAAGAAAGAAATGAATTTAGCTTACTGCATGGAAATAGCCTGAAAATTACCACAAAGGTTGGTTTTTTTGCAGCAAAAGATAAAGAATATTTGCTGAGAAATTCTATAATAGATACTAAGAATACTCATCATTGTCATAACATTCAAGAAAAGTACATTAAATATCAAGTAACGCAAAATCTTGAAGAACTCGGCGTTTCCACTATAGAAGGAGTATTCATTCACAATCCTGAGGCACAACTTAATGTAAGTGAAAGAGGTTTACTATTACGCAATCTACAAAAGGTATTTGAGGTGCTAGAAGAATTCGTTGCTCAAGGAAAAATTAAAAAATACGGAGTAGCTACATGGAGTGGTTTTGGCACACCTTCAAAAGCTCCTGCATTTTCCGTTAAGGAACTTTACGAACTAGCTAGACAAATATGTTCCGATCATCACTTTTCACTCATCCAAACACCAATAAGCTTAGTTAATTGCCACCACATAAGTAGTTATTTTCAACAAAAAGGTCCACTTTTTGAAGCACAAGAATTTGGTGTAAAGGTTTATGCTAGCTCACCTTTGCACGGTGGCTCTTTGCCAAAGGTTGTTGACCAAAAATTAGCTAACTATCTGGGAACAAACTTAACCAAAGCTCAAGCTTGCTTATTATTCTCTATGTCCGCGCCTGTAATCGATACTGTGTTAACAAGTCCATCCAACTTATCTCAGCTTAACGATAGCGTGAAAGTAAAATACCTAGAATCAATAGAAAAAAATATCATTGAGAAAATTGTTAGCATGATAAACACTAGGAAACCGAAAATACTATAA
- a CDS encoding helix-turn-helix transcriptional regulator, producing MERNIRLNWTDFVNEAIKRRKSQKLTQEQLAILTGISKPTLNNFEQGKTTITLENAIKILKVLGLD from the coding sequence ATGGAACGGAACATTCGCCTTAATTGGACAGACTTTGTCAATGAAGCCATAAAACGTCGCAAATCGCAAAAGCTAACCCAGGAACAACTAGCCATTTTAACAGGAATTAGTAAGCCAACTCTCAATAATTTTGAACAAGGGAAAACGACAATTACACTGGAAAATGCTATAAAAATCTTGAAGGTATTGGGTTTGGATTAA